GGCCGCGCGGCGATGGTACGCCACTGACATCCTCCTCGCCGACGGGCGGGTGCTCATCCTCGGCGGCCGGCGGCAGTACAACTTCGAGTTCTTCCCGCACGACGGCGTCAACGGCCCGCCGCCGCTGACCTTCTTCCCGTTCTTGGACGAGACCACGGAGGTGGACGCCGAGAACAACCTCTACCccttcctccacctcctccccgACGGCACCGTCTTCGTCTTCGCCAACGACCGCGCCGTCGTCTTCGACCCCTACAACCGCACCCCGCTACGTCGCCTTCCCACGATCCCTGGCGGAGTGCCGCGGAACTACCCGTCCTCTGGCTCGTCCGTCCTCCTCCCGCTGCGCCCAGAGTACCCGACGCACGCCGAGGTGCTCGTCTGCGGGGGCGCGCCGCGTGGGGCGTACCAGCTCGCGCTCCGGAACGGCACGTTCGTGCCGACTGAGCGCACATGCGGCCGCATCGCGCCGACGGACGCGAACCCGGTGTGGGCCATGGAGGAGATGCCCCTGCCACGGGTGATGGGCGACATGGTGCTGCTCCCGACCGGCGACGTGCTCATCGTgaacggcgcggcggcggggacggcagGGTGGGAGCTCGGGAGGGAGCCGGTGATGTATCCGGTGCTGTATCGGCCGGACACGCAGAACGGCGCGCGGTTCGAGGTTCTGACCGCCTCCACCGTGCCGAGGATGTACCACTCGTCGGCGACGCTGGACACCTACGGGCGGGTGCTCGTCGGCGGGAGCAACCCGCACATCGGGTACGTGTTCGCCAACGTGACGTACCCGACGGAGCTGAGCCTGGAGGCGTTCCTGCCGCCATACCTCGACACGCGGCTCGACGGCCTGCGGCCGCGGGTGCTGGGGGCGCCAGCGGAGGTCGGGTACGGGGAAGCGGCGACGGTGCGGTTCGAGGTGCCCGGCGGCGCGCTGGCGGGAGGGGGGCCCGAAGATCAGGTGGTGCGCGTGGTGGCTGTGGCGCCGGCGTTCGCGACCCACTCGTTCGGGATGAACCAGCGGGTGGTGGACCTGGCCGTGACGAGGGTGGCGCAGCTGGACGTCGGGGTGTACGAGGCGGAGGTggccacgccgccgtcgcccggcGTGGCGCCGCCGGGGTACTA
This genomic window from Aegilops tauschii subsp. strangulata cultivar AL8/78 chromosome 4, Aet v6.0, whole genome shotgun sequence contains:
- the LOC109739726 gene encoding aldehyde oxidase GLOX-like encodes the protein MPKPARPFLPLLIVLLLIASRVDNAGADATAWQLEPAQPTSPAALAGEWRLLHANIGVSAMHMQLLPEDFVLMFDRTDSGPSNISLLDPASCAAAAAAAPNATAAPVDCSAHSVLLDLRSNALHPYPLATNPWCSSAALLPNGTLLQTGGFSNGDRIARLFSPTSGWVDLPDFLAARRWYATDILLADGRVLILGGRRQYNFEFFPHDGVNGPPPLTFFPFLDETTEVDAENNLYPFLHLLPDGTVFVFANDRAVVFDPYNRTPLRRLPTIPGGVPRNYPSSGSSVLLPLRPEYPTHAEVLVCGGAPRGAYQLALRNGTFVPTERTCGRIAPTDANPVWAMEEMPLPRVMGDMVLLPTGDVLIVNGAAAGTAGWELGREPVMYPVLYRPDTQNGARFEVLTASTVPRMYHSSATLDTYGRVLVGGSNPHIGYVFANVTYPTELSLEAFLPPYLDTRLDGLRPRVLGAPAEVGYGEAATVRFEVPGGALAGGGPEDQVVRVVAVAPAFATHSFGMNQRVVDLAVTRVAQLDVGVYEAEVATPPSPGVAPPGYYLWFVVHAGVPSSAAWVRTRPLGAAP